The DNA sequence CTCGGCCGTATCCAATCTGTTTGTGCTCCTCTCCCTCGTTGGTTACGTTTGGGGTTCGGGATTGCACAAGCCGACTTGGATTGCGCCGAGCAGGAAGTGTTTGACCGGCTGGAAGCCGTTGCTGAGGTTGGCGGCTCCGAGCTGCGTTTCGGTTTGTTTGGAATGGTGGTGGTATGAGATCATGATTGTGCTTTGCGGTTTGCTTGTGGACCCCAAATCGACGGTGGCTTCGATGGGGGTTTTAATCCAGATGACGTCGTTGATCTACGTGTTCCCGTCGTCGCTTGGTTTTTCGGTTTCGACTCGGATCGGGAACGAGCTCGGGGCGAACCGACCGGAGAGAGCGAGGTTATCGGCTGTGGTGGCGGTTCTGGTTTCGGGAGTTATGGGCCTATCAGCGATGGGTTTCACTTACGGGATGAGGGATAGGTGGGGCCGGATGTTCACGGGTGACGATCAAATCCTGCGGTTGACGTCGGCGGCTTTGCCGATCCTAGGACTGTGCGAGCTTGGTAACTGTCCACAGACGGTGGGATGTGGGGTCCTCAGAGGGACGGCGAGGCCTTCCACGGCAGCTAACGTGAACGTTAGCGCGTTCTATCTTGTTGGAATGCCTGTGGCTATTGGGCTTGGGTTTTGGGCCGGAATAGGGTTTTGTGGGCTTTGGTTGGGTTTGTTGTCGGCCCAGGTTTGTTGTGCTGGACTCATGCTTTATGTGGTTGGGACCACTGACTGGGAGTTCCAAGCTAATAAGGCGCAATTGCTAACATGCGCTGGGTGTGTAGATCGCACCCTGCCTGGTAGTGATTGTAGGGTTGAGGAAGAACAGCCATTGATTTGCATTGTTGTCACTTCACCATGATAACACAAAAGCGAAAAATTAGTGACCCATATGTAACTTTGATTtagttttcatttcttttcctctttttttttttttttttaattttaaaattatttttttttagctttattgtgaattattattgatttttttctttttgggtattttggttttttttgattAGAGAGATGGGGACTTGCATAAAGAGgataaagaagaatttttgttttatttcgtATGGTGTCTTTGTCTACAAGTTGTTGTCTATCAGCTATACTTTTGATACTTTCTTATCATCCTGCAGGATGCTCCAAAATACCACTGTAACTTAGGAATTTAAgcttctctttttaattttaatttaatttattattattttttattttatttttgctataaAAGCAAATTAAACTTTTACCTAATATGTTAATTATGACATAAATGATAAAAGACTTGACAAAAAGCTCCAATAATAGGATAAGCATCTTCCGCATGACATTATTCAACCTCTTTTACTATctttatgtaaaatatatatatatatatatatatataactaattaaatttattggtTTACTTATCTCTATAAGGGGTCTATTTGAAAACATGTTTTTGTTAAGGGGATTGCGTTATAAAAGGTGAATAACTAAACCAGCATTGATGAGATTAAGTTGTACATAAATTCATATGAGCAATAAGGAAGGGataattaaaatcaatatactcatatataaatatatattttatattattcaagcaaaaaaaaaaaaatatatatatatatatatatatatatatatatattttatattaatggaGATATGAGATTTATGAATGTTGAGAGTGGCATTGCTGGCTAGCTATCAGAACCGTAGAGTGCAAATGCGCAATGTCTCAGAAATTCGGACatgtttgttctttttctttcatgtgTTTGTTGGGTAGGCAAAGACTTTGAAAAAGTACCTAAATAGCTCTCAAATAAAGAGGTGACACATGGCAGCGTTTAAAGCCCTATCACATCAGATCATCAGGTCAAGTCAAGAGAAGAGACTGGTAATAATTGGTGCTAACATGGTCCAGTTGGGCAGTAGTAGTAGTGACTCCAGTGGAGCTGATGAGCTCATGGAAGTTTCAGcttatcttttcaagttttggtcCCTCCCAACTTACAAATCTACCCTTTCCTCTGAATGCTACACCCCTGTGCTCCTATTAAAATCTCTCACTGCGGTACTAATATTGACTGTGACActctcaaatataatttatctaCACAGCCGCAGCTCATATTAACTCAATTTTATAGTTTCACTGTTATGATCTTATTGGTCAGCTTTTAAGTCATTTCATAGTtcgaatttgaaaaataataacaaacttatacaaaaatatggaaattttactaaaattttatacagcaaaatatgtttattataggcttaatatatatatatatatatattaaatttattttttatcaatttaaatttttgataataataataatttaatatgatattagaatataaaattttatatataattaggttCAAATCACACcattaatcattaaaaataatcaacaaactacgatatacttatataatatatataatatatatatgcaaatatttttctaaaatctatctgccaatttataataaataatatagtttGAAAGTATTTGTCTCCACATAATTGTACATTTAGTGACAGTATTTTTGATATACTAAGaggttaaaaaaattagaataaaaaaataaaaagagaaaaaaaatgaaagaaaggacCATAGCTTTCAACTTCATCAGCAGCAAAGGTACAGCTAACCAGCTAGTGCTAGCTAGGGTTAAAAGTTTCATTATCTACGAGTGTAATTGGTGAAACCAATGATCGATGTTGACAAAAGTTTGAGGGGGACGGTGCATTAATTGCATGTGTGAGATATCTATTACGTATGTTTGTAAGTATGTAAATACTAAGTATATATatgggctatatatatatatatatatgaacctaGCTAGGTAGACATTGTACTAGctcataattttgataaaaaagcaaaaaccaaTATAATTCAGGTCGTTGGTTTGCAACCCtagaatatggataaagggaaAGGAAACTTAGCAAACAAACAATTAATGGGTTTTGTGTGAAAAAGAGGCCCCCCCTCCACACCCCTCTAAAAAACTCTTCTGGAAAGGGATACCACTACCATGGGAGCTCTGAAAGGGAAAACAAAAGAGGGTCTTGTCTGTTATTAAGCAGCACAAGCTCTTATGCAGAAAGCGCACGAGGGGGGGATCAGCTCTTTTATGTCTTTCAGTGGgactttcttgttttctttcgatacactattatttatttactattcctctctctctctctctctcttccctcagAAGCAAGTGGAGATTATGAAATATTGCTGCTgctgagagaaagagaaagagaaagagaaagtgagagagagagagaaagagtagcTATATAGCTTAATTTCTTCTCTGCCTGCCAAAATCTGCATTTTCAAACTCACTTGCTTTGTATGTATCTTCCTCAGCAGAAATGGTGGACCTTGTACTGCATGCATTGTGGGCTCCTTTCCCCATCAAATCCATCAAAGTCTTGattccaaaaacccaaaaacaaattatttggcACTACCATCAATGTTTTCtgccatatatatgtacacatatcgGTTCctatatatcataatatattaaCTGTTTACATAGCCCTTTTTTGTATCCATGCATTTATACTATGTTTGCGTCAATTGTGTGGTGTGTATTACATGTACCATATTTTAACCTGAGGCTTGCTGCTTATGAAATCAAGGTAAATTTAGATAGGGTCTATCTTATCATTCTGATGTAGACACTAAAATTAAAACACATGTCCTCTCATGGTTATTTAATTAGCTATACATCTTTGGCtctccatatataaataaaccacACAATTTCTGCCTCTACTTTCAAGATTTTTTTACCTAGACACCctccctttttaaaaaaattgcgcAAACTCTTgtagttttaattttctttcatataGTTCCTCTCCTCTCAAGTCAAACTTTAGATCCAATTTCATttagattatttaattttatcataattatatttagatcctatatctttgaaaaattatcatttatctcctttaattttctatatatttatcaaaataaaagcatttgttagtttttaccagttatatttaataatttaaggcCAAAAGAAGGTTAAAATAAGCATTTTATAATTGAGCAATattgtgaatatatattatggctttaaactgttaaaattaattgataaaaactaaCAGATGGATTTAAGTgacaattttccaaaaatataaaggTTAAGTGTAATTAGATAAAAAGAACCCTGAATGAAATGTTTTTCAAACTTTATAAAATAACTTCTAAAAATATGGAATaattaccttttatttttaagattttacatTGAggttatttttgatattataaaaaAGTATATCTTGTTGATTACTAAATTTCAAAGTTAGATTAAGCTAGGGTACTATGCGAGTAAAAATTGAAACTACAAGAGGAATATCCatcgtttttttaaaaaaaataaaataaagaatgtattgaaaaaaattgaaactaagGAGTGTAGTATATGTAATGTaccttttctatatatatatatatatatatatatatgtatatgtatttgatTTTGCTCGAATCAATAAATTTTGACtattaaataatacatgttTATGTAGTAGCTCGCTAAGGTTTACCACATCcattaagatttttatttttgaattcaaataacaattatcAATACATCTAGTAGCTAATACAAAATAGCATCCTcacttaattaaattaaagatttagATAAGAgacttatcatatatatatatatatatgtatatgtatgtatacctATATAGTTAATCTTCTATGAGTATATTCTGATAGTAAAATCATcaacattttattattagtcattaaattactttaataagatttaaaaatatatttgatgaacTATGTAAAATTTAGtgaaatactaaaattctaTGATAACAAAATGAATCACGTATGAACTcatattaacttaaatatatttttaaatctcaacttttaaaacatttttaataaagGATGTTCTGATGGAATCATTAGGATGGTTTTGACATGagaaatcctatatatatatatatacacaatcagTCTCATATTAGAATgacctaataattttaatatcaaatctttttttattagtcATTGGATTACATTATAGGATTAGaatctaaaattcaaaaataatcaaatttggaTTTAGTGACAATACTAAAACCATATTTAAGGAAAATGAACTTTGTCGGAACCGTGAtgaataaaaatgattttaaatctCATTCTttgatgtgatttaaatattgaaaacccTAACATTAATACTGATATTAAATACCTAATACCTGATTTGagtctgattatatatatatatatatattaattgaacACCTTGATATACCTCTTCTATTGGCTATTGAATTATTTCAagaattgaaatattaaaaatgtacatttttaaattcaagcCCATGAAGCTATGGATAGTATTTGATAAAGGATATCCTACCCATGAAGCAATACATAATAACTTATAAACAAGGATCTGATGATAAGGCAACAAGACCATGAGGGTGTTATAGTAGGAGAACGATTGtacatacatattatatattacacatgaatgattatttatttttggtattacACATGATTATGCTGGCAAAGGCAAAAGCAAAAAACCTAATAA is a window from the Ziziphus jujuba cultivar Dongzao chromosome 11, ASM3175591v1 genome containing:
- the LOC125419493 gene encoding protein DETOXIFICATION 51, translated to MCNPDTSSSSSSSSSTEQQKQPQTHLLFDLLSSLPTTIQQHQENKPRTTDLEFTKEPQLFTYPTFSDIVTESKSLFNLAFPIALTALILYSRSIISMLFLGHLGDLELAAGSLAIAFANITGYSVLSGLALGMEPLCSQAFGAQRPKLLSLTLHRSVIFLLVSSIPISLLWLNMSRILLYLQQDPNITRMAHTYLVFSLPDLLTNSFIHPIRIYLRAQGITHPLTLASLVGTIFHLPINFLLVYRLRLGLAGVAASSAVSNLFVLLSLVGYVWGSGLHKPTWIAPSRKCLTGWKPLLRLAAPSCVSVCLEWWWYEIMIVLCGLLVDPKSTVASMGVLIQMTSLIYVFPSSLGFSVSTRIGNELGANRPERARLSAVVAVLVSGVMGLSAMGFTYGMRDRWGRMFTGDDQILRLTSAALPILGLCELGNCPQTVGCGVLRGTARPSTAANVNVSAFYLVGMPVAIGLGFWAGIGFCGLWLGLLSAQVCCAGLMLYVVGTTDWEFQANKAQLLTCAGCVDRTLPGSDCRVEEEQPLICIVVTSP